The following proteins come from a genomic window of Oricola thermophila:
- a CDS encoding HAD family hydrolase yields MRPPIIVFDLDGTLVDTAPDLLDAMNHALARAGIDTIEDDGFRRHVGKGARVMLERATEAAGRTIAPPELDTMMTDFLDHYQANMPGRSKPYESVVAAIEKFRAADFLVAVCTNKVESSAKRLLRALGIDGLFSAICGQDTFPVRKPDPGHLYGTIDVAGGDRRHALMVGDSETDILTARNAGIPVVAVDFGYTDRPVAEFAPDRVISHYDEMDLDLVRNLLPRTSATG; encoded by the coding sequence ATGAGACCGCCGATTATAGTCTTCGACCTCGATGGAACCCTTGTCGACACGGCGCCGGACCTGCTCGACGCGATGAACCACGCATTGGCCCGCGCCGGTATCGATACAATCGAGGACGACGGCTTCCGCCGGCATGTAGGAAAAGGCGCCCGCGTGATGCTCGAGCGCGCGACCGAGGCCGCAGGGCGCACCATAGCGCCGCCTGAACTGGACACCATGATGACCGACTTCCTGGATCACTACCAGGCCAACATGCCCGGCCGTTCGAAGCCGTATGAAAGCGTAGTCGCAGCCATAGAAAAGTTTCGTGCCGCCGACTTTCTCGTCGCCGTATGCACGAACAAGGTGGAATCCAGCGCGAAGCGCCTTCTCCGCGCACTCGGGATCGACGGCCTGTTTTCCGCCATATGCGGCCAGGACACCTTCCCGGTACGCAAACCGGATCCCGGTCACCTCTACGGGACGATCGACGTGGCGGGCGGAGATCGTCGACACGCCCTCATGGTAGGCGACAGCGAAACCGATATTCTGACCGCCCGGAATGCCGGGATTCCTGTTGTAGCTGTCGACTTCGGATACACGGATCGCCCCGTGGCCGAATTCGCGCCGGACAGGGTGATATCGCACTACGACGAGATGGATCTCGACCTGGTGCGGAACCTGTTGCCCCGCACCTCCGCGACCGGTTGA
- the rpiA gene encoding ribose-5-phosphate isomerase RpiA, with translation MSQDDKKTAAARAALAYVEDGMRLGIGTGSTAEAFVRLLAEKVGDGINVTGVPTSERTARLCVELGVPLATLDEMPRLDLTVDGADEIDPQLNLTKGGGGALLREKIVAHASEMLVIIADDSKLVPALGAFPLPIEVNPFGLEATRQSIVDAYTELGQSGEVRLRVRDGQPFETDGGHLILDASFGHISDPKALSDALHAIPGVVEHGMFIGMATLAVVAGSDGVRTLEAPQAQNRAS, from the coding sequence ATGTCGCAAGACGATAAGAAAACAGCGGCCGCACGCGCCGCGCTCGCCTATGTCGAGGACGGCATGAGGCTGGGGATCGGAACCGGCAGCACAGCGGAGGCCTTTGTCCGATTGCTGGCGGAAAAGGTGGGCGACGGGATCAATGTCACGGGCGTTCCGACCTCGGAACGAACGGCGCGCCTGTGCGTGGAGCTGGGCGTGCCGCTGGCAACCCTCGACGAGATGCCAAGGCTGGACCTGACCGTCGATGGCGCCGACGAGATCGATCCGCAACTGAACCTGACCAAGGGCGGTGGCGGTGCGCTGCTGCGGGAGAAGATAGTTGCCCACGCGTCGGAGATGCTGGTCATCATTGCCGATGACAGCAAGCTGGTGCCGGCACTTGGAGCCTTTCCGTTGCCGATCGAGGTCAATCCCTTCGGGCTCGAGGCGACCCGCCAGAGCATTGTGGATGCATACACGGAGCTCGGGCAATCGGGTGAAGTCCGTCTCCGCGTGCGCGACGGTCAGCCTTTCGAAACCGATGGCGGGCACTTAATTCTCGACGCATCATTCGGCCACATTTCCGACCCAAAGGCATTGTCGGACGCGCTACATGCCATTCCGGGCGTCGTGGAACATGGCATGTTCATTGGCATGGCCACCCTCGCTGTCGTCGCTGGAAGTGACGGTGTGCGAACGCTGGAAGCGCCGCAGGCACAGAATCGGGCGTCGTAG
- a CDS encoding DUF2059 domain-containing protein, with protein sequence MTSHVVKRIRAGIAAVALTFAAVPLATAQEFTDTHIAAARSAMDAINATDPYDNILLSAAEQLKARLIANNLDLEGEITQTVDEQALALVARRGDLELEAARIYAAAFTEEELKAISEFYATEAGKKLLQNGPIVAREVANAAAIWRRGIERDLLENVTKALNEAGLREPAPAPASPATPAEGADDAATQD encoded by the coding sequence ATGACATCTCACGTCGTAAAACGCATTCGCGCCGGCATTGCCGCAGTCGCGCTGACATTTGCCGCGGTGCCGCTGGCGACAGCGCAGGAATTCACAGACACGCACATTGCCGCGGCCCGGTCGGCGATGGACGCGATCAACGCGACGGATCCCTACGACAATATTCTCCTGAGCGCGGCAGAACAGCTGAAGGCACGGCTGATTGCGAACAATCTGGATCTGGAAGGCGAGATAACCCAGACGGTGGATGAACAGGCGCTGGCACTCGTGGCGCGTCGGGGCGATCTCGAACTGGAGGCGGCGCGCATTTACGCAGCGGCCTTTACGGAAGAGGAACTGAAGGCAATTTCGGAGTTCTATGCGACAGAAGCCGGCAAGAAACTGCTGCAGAACGGACCGATCGTCGCACGCGAAGTTGCCAATGCCGCAGCGATCTGGCGCAGGGGAATCGAGCGCGACCTGCTGGAAAACGTGACCAAGGCCCTGAACGAGGCCGGTTTGCGCGAGCCCGCGCCGGCGCCTGCATCGCCGGCGACCCCGGCGGAAGGCGCGGACGACGCGGCCACGCAGGACTGA
- the gor gene encoding glutathione-disulfide reductase, producing MAQYDYDLFVIGGGSGGVRAARLAGAMGKRVGLAEEYRMGGTCVIRGCVPKKLFVYASQYSEHIEDAPGYGWSVGEASFDWPSLIAAKDKEIARLEGLYRKGLESNGVTVHESRAKLVSRHEVLLEATGKTVTADQILVAVGGRPNLHDALPGHEHCITSNGAFHLEELPKAVIIEGGGYIAVEFANIFHGLGVDTTLVYRGQKILGGFDEDLRDHLQQTMIDKGIRVICHQVLDRVDKRSDGRLHGHLSGGDVLVADQVMLAIGRVPNTDNLGLHHAGVETDARGSIVVDDFSRTTADNIWAVGDVTNRMQLTPVAIHEAMCFLETAFKENPTRPDYDTIPTAVFSQPEIGTVGLTEEQAAEKYAELEVYRASFRPMHNILPGRDEKMLMKLIVDAESRIVVGAHVIGPGAGEMAQLLGISLKARCTKDVFDATMAVHPTAAEELVTMYTPSYRVKNGERLG from the coding sequence ATGGCGCAATACGATTACGACCTCTTTGTCATCGGCGGCGGTTCCGGTGGGGTTCGGGCCGCGCGGCTCGCGGGCGCAATGGGGAAACGTGTCGGCCTTGCCGAGGAGTACCGGATGGGCGGCACCTGCGTGATCCGCGGGTGCGTTCCAAAGAAACTGTTCGTCTATGCCTCCCAGTACTCCGAACATATCGAGGATGCGCCCGGGTATGGCTGGTCTGTCGGCGAGGCGTCGTTCGACTGGCCTTCCTTGATCGCTGCCAAGGACAAGGAAATCGCCCGGCTCGAGGGGCTGTACCGCAAGGGGCTGGAAAGCAACGGTGTTACGGTGCACGAATCCCGGGCGAAGCTGGTTTCGCGGCATGAAGTGCTGCTGGAGGCGACCGGCAAAACCGTGACGGCCGACCAGATACTGGTGGCTGTCGGCGGGCGTCCGAACCTGCATGACGCGCTGCCGGGACACGAGCATTGCATAACGTCCAACGGTGCCTTTCACCTCGAGGAACTGCCGAAGGCCGTCATCATCGAGGGTGGCGGCTATATCGCTGTCGAGTTTGCCAACATCTTTCACGGACTCGGCGTGGACACGACCCTGGTCTATCGTGGGCAAAAGATACTCGGGGGCTTCGACGAGGATTTGCGCGATCACTTGCAGCAGACGATGATCGACAAGGGCATAAGGGTGATTTGCCATCAGGTGCTGGACAGGGTGGACAAGCGGTCGGACGGCCGGCTGCACGGTCATCTGTCCGGCGGCGATGTACTTGTAGCGGACCAGGTCATGCTGGCAATTGGGCGGGTGCCCAATACGGACAACCTGGGCCTGCACCATGCCGGTGTGGAAACGGATGCGCGCGGTTCGATCGTGGTGGATGATTTCTCGCGTACGACTGCGGACAACATCTGGGCGGTCGGCGATGTCACGAATCGCATGCAGCTGACCCCGGTCGCGATCCACGAGGCGATGTGCTTCCTGGAGACCGCATTCAAGGAAAACCCGACCCGGCCGGACTACGATACAATCCCGACGGCCGTGTTCTCGCAGCCGGAAATCGGGACCGTCGGATTGACGGAAGAGCAGGCGGCGGAGAAATACGCCGAGCTCGAAGTCTATCGCGCGAGCTTCCGGCCCATGCACAACATCCTGCCCGGGCGCGACGAGAAAATGCTGATGAAGCTGATCGTCGATGCAGAAAGCCGCATCGTGGTCGGAGCGCATGTCATCGGGCCGGGTGCCGGCGAGATGGCCCAGTTGCTCGGCATTTCGCTCAAGGCGCGCTGCACCAAGGACGTGTTCGATGCAACCATGGCGGTTCATCCGACCGCCGCCGAGGAACTCGTCACGATGTACACGCCGAGCTACCGCGTAAAGAACGGCGAGCGGCTCGGCTAG
- a CDS encoding gamma-glutamylcyclotransferase, whose amino-acid sequence MAPEQIETVLEAATRGEVFAYFGYGSLVNRSTHRTEPFGAVRASVRGWRRRWQGRPEGGGEPISLLSVKPESDPDHQLAGLLVFDRLENLPALDQRECDYLRRRIEPGSIAMSVELEVDVPIYIYEGMPEDSRNTGHGILQSYLDAVLQGYLREYGPDAVRRFIAETHAFDNTPIFRDRDRPRYVRSVSLGEGEARLFDDALAAHGVEWRDMP is encoded by the coding sequence ATGGCACCGGAACAGATCGAAACAGTACTGGAAGCGGCGACGCGTGGTGAGGTGTTCGCCTATTTCGGCTATGGTTCGCTGGTGAACCGGAGCACCCATCGTACGGAACCCTTCGGGGCTGTTCGTGCTTCCGTACGCGGCTGGCGTCGACGCTGGCAGGGGCGGCCGGAAGGAGGTGGCGAGCCGATCTCGCTTCTGAGCGTCAAGCCCGAAAGCGATCCGGATCACCAGTTGGCCGGCTTGCTTGTGTTCGACCGGCTTGAAAATCTGCCGGCTCTCGACCAGCGGGAATGCGACTATCTCAGGCGAAGAATCGAGCCAGGTAGCATTGCAATGTCCGTCGAACTCGAAGTGGATGTGCCAATCTACATCTACGAGGGAATGCCGGAAGACTCGCGCAATACCGGACACGGCATCCTGCAGAGCTATCTCGATGCCGTGCTGCAGGGATATCTCCGCGAATACGGGCCGGACGCGGTGAGGCGGTTCATCGCCGAAACGCATGCCTTCGACAACACGCCGATCTTCCGCGACAGGGACAGGCCACGCTATGTCCGGAGCGTGTCGCTCGGGGAAGGCGAGGCCAGGCTGTTCGACGATGCGCTGGCTGCGCATGGCGTCGAATGGCGCGATATGCCGTAA
- a CDS encoding class II 3-deoxy-7-phosphoheptulonate synthase encodes MAQTWTPESWRKKPILQVPTYPDRKALEEVEARLRTYPPLVFAGEARALKKQLAAVGEGKGFLLQGGDCAESFAEHGADTIRDFFRVFLQMAIVLTFGGSKPVVKVGRIAGQFAKPRSSDNETKDGVTLPSYRGDIINGIDFTEESRVPDPNRQEMAYRQSAATLNLLRAFAQGGYANLENVHQWMMGFVADSPQGERYKELADRISETMDFMRSIGITADNYARLRETDFYTSHEALLLGYEEALTRVDSTSGEWYATSGHMLWIGDRTRQADHAHIEYCRGVRNPIGLKCGPSIEADDLVNLIDILNPSNEPGRLTLIARFGHDKVEDHLPRLIRAVEREGKKVVWSCDPMHGNTITANGYKTRPFERVLAEVEKFFEIHRAEGTYPGGIHVEMTGKNVTECTGGARAVSEDELSNRYHTHCDPRLNADQALELAFLIAENLKQDRANGEGRIAISA; translated from the coding sequence ATGGCACAGACGTGGACACCTGAGAGTTGGAGAAAGAAGCCAATCCTGCAGGTCCCGACCTATCCGGACCGGAAGGCTCTGGAAGAGGTCGAGGCCCGTCTGCGCACCTATCCGCCGCTCGTGTTTGCAGGTGAGGCGCGTGCGCTGAAAAAGCAGCTTGCCGCCGTCGGCGAGGGCAAGGGCTTCCTGCTTCAGGGAGGTGATTGTGCCGAAAGTTTCGCAGAACACGGCGCCGACACGATCCGCGATTTCTTCCGCGTTTTCCTGCAGATGGCAATCGTGCTCACTTTCGGCGGCTCGAAGCCGGTGGTCAAGGTCGGTCGCATAGCCGGCCAGTTCGCCAAGCCGCGGTCGTCCGATAACGAGACCAAGGACGGCGTGACGTTGCCGTCCTACCGGGGCGACATCATCAACGGCATCGACTTCACCGAGGAATCGCGTGTTCCGGATCCGAACCGGCAGGAGATGGCATACAGGCAATCGGCCGCGACGCTCAATCTTCTGCGGGCATTTGCGCAGGGCGGATACGCGAACCTCGAGAACGTGCATCAGTGGATGATGGGTTTCGTCGCGGACAGCCCACAGGGCGAACGCTACAAGGAGCTGGCCGACAGGATCTCGGAGACGATGGACTTCATGCGGTCCATCGGTATCACGGCCGACAATTACGCCCGTCTGCGCGAGACCGATTTCTACACCAGCCACGAGGCGCTGCTGCTCGGCTACGAGGAGGCGCTGACCCGCGTCGATTCCACCTCGGGCGAGTGGTACGCGACATCCGGCCACATGTTGTGGATCGGCGATCGGACGCGCCAGGCGGATCATGCGCATATCGAGTACTGCCGTGGCGTCCGGAATCCGATCGGTCTGAAATGCGGACCGTCGATCGAGGCCGACGATCTGGTGAACCTGATCGATATCCTCAACCCGTCCAACGAGCCGGGCAGGCTTACGCTGATCGCGCGTTTCGGCCACGACAAGGTGGAGGATCACCTGCCGCGACTCATCAGGGCGGTCGAGCGCGAAGGCAAGAAGGTCGTCTGGTCGTGCGATCCGATGCACGGAAACACGATCACAGCCAATGGTTACAAGACGCGCCCGTTCGAACGGGTACTCGCGGAAGTGGAGAAGTTCTTCGAGATCCATCGTGCCGAAGGCACTTATCCCGGCGGCATTCATGTCGAGATGACCGGCAAGAATGTGACCGAATGTACCGGAGGCGCACGCGCGGTTTCGGAAGACGAACTCTCGAACCGTTACCACACGCATTGTGATCCGCGCCTCAATGCGGACCAGGCATTGGAACTGGCATTCCTGATTGCGGAAAACCTCAAGCAGGATCGTGCCAACGGCGAGGGCAGGATCGCCATCAGCGCCTGA
- a CDS encoding GFA family protein — MEKRTGGCHCGAVRFSVIGPVREVIYCHCEQCRRQSGHFVAATACDDDLLSVSGAENLTWYAASDVAKRAFCKTCGSLLFWKANGGSRTSIMAGAFDKPTGLVAGHHIHIADKGDYYEIADGLPQYQER; from the coding sequence ATGGAAAAGCGGACGGGTGGCTGTCATTGCGGCGCCGTAAGATTTTCGGTGATCGGGCCGGTGCGCGAGGTTATCTACTGCCATTGTGAACAGTGCAGAAGGCAATCGGGTCATTTCGTCGCCGCGACGGCCTGTGACGATGATCTGCTCTCGGTTTCGGGCGCGGAGAACCTGACATGGTATGCGGCGTCGGACGTGGCGAAGCGCGCATTTTGCAAGACCTGTGGTTCCCTCCTGTTCTGGAAGGCGAATGGCGGAAGCCGGACCTCGATCATGGCCGGTGCATTCGACAAGCCGACCGGGCTGGTCGCGGGGCATCACATCCACATTGCCGACAAGGGCGACTACTACGAGATTGCCGACGGTCTTCCGCAGTATCAAGAACGCTGA
- a CDS encoding DODA-type extradiol aromatic ring-opening family dioxygenase, with the protein MNPMPSVFVSHGGPNVVIEPSEAHDFLKSLGSLLPRPKAIVMVSAHFETDGPVVVSDPNPGMIYDFGGFAPELYEMVYPAPGEPKLATRIARMLESAGLDPRIMPKRGYDHGAWNPLILAWPKADIPVVQLSIDPHRDAAYHHALGEALAPLRDEGILLMGSGHITHNLRAIFASIRRGQEPDPELPGRIEAFTEWFAEQFEQGNRDAILDWRARAPHVSDNHPTDEHLMPLFFAYGAGGLGARPERMHHSRQYGFFSWDSWFFR; encoded by the coding sequence ATGAACCCCATGCCCAGCGTATTCGTGTCCCACGGCGGACCGAATGTCGTAATTGAACCGTCGGAGGCTCACGACTTCCTGAAGTCGCTCGGCTCGCTCCTGCCGCGGCCGAAGGCGATCGTCATGGTGTCGGCGCATTTCGAAACAGACGGTCCCGTGGTCGTGAGCGATCCCAATCCGGGCATGATCTACGATTTTGGCGGGTTTGCGCCGGAACTCTACGAGATGGTCTATCCGGCGCCGGGCGAACCGAAGCTCGCGACGCGGATTGCCCGGATGCTTGAGAGCGCCGGTCTCGATCCGCGTATCATGCCGAAACGGGGCTATGATCACGGAGCGTGGAATCCCCTGATCCTGGCCTGGCCAAAGGCCGATATCCCAGTCGTTCAGCTTTCCATCGATCCGCACCGCGACGCCGCCTATCACCATGCACTCGGCGAGGCGCTTGCGCCGCTGCGCGATGAGGGCATCTTGCTGATGGGGTCGGGGCACATAACGCACAATTTGCGCGCGATCTTCGCGTCGATAAGGCGTGGCCAGGAACCCGATCCGGAGTTGCCCGGCAGGATCGAGGCGTTTACCGAGTGGTTCGCAGAACAGTTCGAGCAGGGCAACAGGGACGCGATCCTCGACTGGCGAGCGCGCGCACCGCACGTGTCGGACAACCATCCGACCGACGAGCACCTGATGCCGCTGTTCTTCGCCTACGGCGCCGGCGGCTTGGGTGCTCGCCCGGAACGGATGCACCACTCGCGCCAGTACGGTTTCTTCTCCTGGGACTCCTGGTTCTTCCGCTGA
- a CDS encoding acylphosphatase produces the protein MEAGEMKIADRTVRARMTGRVQGVSFRAWTCREATKLDLKGWVRNEPDGSVSALLSGAPKAVATMTKLLRDGPVAARVSDVRIEEAEPLDLPDRFEIRY, from the coding sequence ATGGAGGCAGGCGAAATGAAGATTGCCGACAGGACTGTACGCGCGCGCATGACTGGACGGGTTCAGGGCGTCTCCTTCCGCGCGTGGACCTGTCGCGAGGCTACGAAACTGGACCTGAAAGGCTGGGTCCGCAACGAACCGGATGGATCGGTGTCCGCGCTGTTGTCGGGCGCACCGAAAGCCGTCGCGACAATGACGAAGCTGCTCCGGGACGGACCGGTTGCAGCCCGGGTCTCCGATGTCCGGATCGAGGAAGCCGAACCATTGGATCTGCCCGACCGTTTCGAAATCCGGTACTGA
- the rpsU gene encoding 30S ribosomal protein S21, whose product MQVLVRDNNVDQALRVLKKKMQREGLFREMKARRAYEKPSEKRAREKGEAVRRSRKQARKLAQREGLIGRKRGGRG is encoded by the coding sequence TTGCAAGTTCTCGTCAGAGACAACAATGTCGACCAGGCTCTGAGAGTCCTGAAGAAGAAGATGCAACGTGAAGGTCTTTTCCGCGAGATGAAGGCCCGTCGCGCGTACGAAAAGCCCTCCGAGAAGCGGGCTCGCGAGAAAGGCGAAGCCGTTCGTCGCAGCCGCAAGCAGGCGCGCAAGCTGGCACAACGCGAAGGCCTGATCGGCCGCAAGCGGGGCGGTCGCGGCTGA